A genomic stretch from Helianthus annuus cultivar XRQ/B chromosome 1, HanXRQr2.0-SUNRISE, whole genome shotgun sequence includes:
- the LOC110944483 gene encoding putative pectate lyase 2, with product MASLFFILCLLCFHASISHAVYYNAPKSLTTYIPKTSSKASNLIDACRLKTPKWASNRRALADCAIGFGKGAIGGKNGAIYVVTDPSDDPINPKPGTLRYGVIQTRPLWIIFAKDMVINLKNELIMNSYKTIDGRGAKVEIANGPCITIQKVSHVIIHGISIHDCKPGKAGLVRSTPMHVGHRRGSDGDAVEIFASWYVWIDHCYLARAYDGLIDVIHASNFVTISNNFFSQHDKVMLFGHNDNNMEDKIMKVTVVYNHFGPGLVQRMPRVRLGYAHVANNRYDEWDMYAIGGSANPTILSEGNYYFASKNPFHKEVTKREVKKGWTNWKWRSSKDVFVGGAYFIPSGWGSCAPGYTGAQSFPVAHGSQVPGLTAKAGPLRCTYNKAC from the exons ATGGCCTCACTATTCTTCATCCTATGCCTCCTATGCTTTCATGCTTCAATCTCGCATGCAGTTTACTATAATGCCCCTAAATCACTCACCACCTACATTCCAAAAACGAGTTCCAAAGCCTCTAACTTGATCGATGCTTGTCGGCTTAAGACTCCAAAATGGGCGTCGAATCGTCGGGCATTAGCTGATTGTGCCATTGGGTTTGGTAAAGGTGCCATAGGAGGAAAAAATGGTGCAATTTATGTGGTTACAGACCCTTCAGACGATCCCATCAACCCTAAACCAGGCACACTTCGTTATGGAGTGATCCAAACTAGGCCATTGTGGATTATATTTGCTAAGGATATGGTGATCAATCTCAAGAATGAACTCATAATGAATAGTTACAAGACCATCGATGGAAGAGGGGCGAAAGTGGAAATCGCAAACGGGCCTTGTATAACTATACAAAAAGTGAGCCATGTGATCATACATGGAATAAGCATTCATGATTGCAAGCCCGGGAAGGCGGGCCTTGTAAGAAGCACTCCCATGCATGTGGGCCACCGTCGTGGCTCAGATGGAGACGCAGTTGAAATATTTGCATCATGGTACGTATGGATTGACCATTGCTACCTGGCCCGAGCGTATGATGGGCTAATTGATGTCATTCATGCTTCGAATTTCGTCACAATCTCTAATAACTTCTTTTCTCAACATGATAAG GTTATGTTATTCGGCCACAACGACAACAATATGGAAGATAAAATTATGAAAGTGACTGTTGTTTATAACCATTTTGGTCCAGGACTAGTACAAAGGATGCCAAG GGTGCGGTTAGGTTATGCACATGTGGCAAACAATCGTTACGATGAATGGGACATGTATGCAATTGGTGGAAGCGCGAATCCAACAATATTAAGTGAAGGGAACTATTACTTCGCGTCTAAAAATCCATTTCACAAAGAG GTGACTAAAAGGGAGGTTAAGAAAGGTTGGACGAATTGGAAATGGAGGTCCTCTAAAGACGTGTTTGTGGGTGGAGCATATTTCATTCCGTCTGGATGGGGAAGTTGCGCTCCAGGTTATACGGGAGCACAATCTTTCCCAGTTGCTCACGGGTCTCAAGTGCCTGGTCTTACTGCCAAGGCTGGACCACTACGTTGCACTTACAACAAAGCATGTTAA